A genomic segment from Streptomyces antibioticus encodes:
- a CDS encoding MFS transporter → MTSTLPATTSEAVRRPGRWLALAVLVLAVLLVAVDATVLGLATPYISEDLEPSGTQLLWIGDVYSFVIAGLLVSMGSLGDRIGRKRILLIGATAFGLVSVLNAYATTPEMMIAARALLGVAGATLMPATLALIRNIFHDPRERSLAVGIWGATASAGTAVGPIVGGFLLEHFWWGAVFLINLPVMIVLVVVGLRTLPESKNPDPGPWDLTSVALSLVGMIAVVYAVKETASHGLTWDAATAGLLGAAALYGFVRRQLTLPKPLLDMRLFRRRGFSGAVLADMLTVLGMSGLVFFLSQYLQLVQGRRPLEAGLAELPAAVGAVVAGLLAGRVARRYSVRAVVSGGLAAIGLALAALTTVGQSTGYPVLGAALLAVGVGAGFSFTVTSDVILSSVPKEQAGAASAVSETAYELGAALGIAVLGSIVTGVYRGFPSPTGTPDGAHESLGGAVEAAAHMPPAAAEDMLASARTAFVDGLTLASGVGAAVLLATAAAAWFMLRGQRLENSP, encoded by the coding sequence ATGACCAGCACCCTGCCGGCGACCACGTCCGAGGCGGTGAGGCGCCCCGGCCGCTGGCTGGCGCTCGCCGTGCTCGTGCTCGCCGTGCTGCTGGTGGCCGTCGACGCGACCGTCCTCGGCCTGGCGACCCCGTACATCAGCGAGGACCTCGAACCCTCCGGGACCCAGCTCCTGTGGATCGGTGACGTCTACTCGTTCGTGATCGCGGGTCTGCTCGTGTCGATGGGCAGCCTCGGCGACCGCATCGGCCGCAAGCGCATCCTGCTGATCGGCGCCACGGCCTTCGGCCTGGTGTCCGTGCTCAACGCCTACGCCACCACGCCGGAGATGATGATCGCGGCCCGCGCCCTGCTCGGCGTCGCCGGGGCGACCCTCATGCCGGCCACCCTCGCCCTGATCCGCAACATCTTCCACGACCCGCGCGAGCGCAGTCTCGCGGTCGGCATCTGGGGCGCCACGGCCTCCGCGGGCACCGCCGTGGGTCCGATCGTGGGCGGCTTCCTGCTGGAGCACTTCTGGTGGGGCGCGGTCTTCCTCATCAACCTGCCGGTGATGATCGTGCTCGTGGTCGTCGGCCTCAGGACGCTGCCCGAGTCGAAGAACCCGGACCCGGGCCCCTGGGACCTGACGAGCGTGGCGCTGTCACTGGTCGGCATGATCGCCGTCGTGTACGCGGTCAAGGAGACCGCGAGCCACGGCCTGACCTGGGACGCGGCGACGGCCGGGCTGCTCGGCGCCGCCGCGCTGTACGGCTTCGTACGCCGTCAACTCACGCTTCCGAAGCCGCTGTTGGACATGCGCCTGTTCCGCAGGCGCGGGTTCAGCGGCGCGGTGCTGGCGGACATGCTGACCGTCCTCGGCATGTCGGGGCTGGTCTTCTTCCTCTCCCAGTACCTGCAACTCGTGCAGGGCAGGCGGCCGTTGGAGGCGGGTCTCGCCGAACTCCCGGCGGCCGTCGGCGCGGTGGTGGCCGGTCTGCTGGCCGGCCGGGTGGCCCGCCGCTACTCGGTACGGGCCGTGGTCTCCGGCGGCCTCGCCGCGATCGGCCTGGCCCTGGCCGCGCTGACGACGGTCGGCCAGTCCACCGGCTATCCGGTGCTGGGCGCCGCGCTGCTGGCGGTCGGGGTGGGTGCGGGCTTCTCCTTCACCGTGACCTCGGACGTCATCCTGTCCTCCGTCCCCAAGGAGCAGGCGGGAGCGGCGTCCGCGGTCTCCGAGACGGCGTACGAACTCGGCGCGGCCCTCGGCATCGCCGTACTCGGCTCGATCGTGACGGGCGTCTACCGCGGCTTCCCGTCCCCCACGGGCACCCCGGACGGGGCGCACGAGTCACTGGGCGGCGCGGTCGAGGCGGCGGCCCATATGCCGCCCGCCGCGGCCGAGGACATGCTCGCCTCGGCCCGGACGGCCTTCGTGGACGGCCTGACCCTGGCCTCCGGCGTCGGCGCGGCGGTCCTGCTGGCCACGGCGGCGGCGGCCTGGTTCATGCTCCGGGGCCAACGCCTGGAGAACTCCCCGTAG
- a CDS encoding TetR/AcrR family transcriptional regulator — translation MAVDRDHVLRSAAALLTRKSTATMDEVARTAGISRATLHRHFAGRDALVRALESLGIEECEAALDAARLDDGPARDAVRRLVRAIEPAAGLLAFLYTENQLFEGEEQNAGWTRIDERVESLFRRGQSDGEFRIDLAPAWLTEAFYGLLASGAWAVAEGRVARKDFTHMIAELLLGGALRREES, via the coding sequence ATGGCTGTCGACCGTGATCACGTCCTGCGCAGTGCCGCCGCGCTGCTGACCCGTAAATCCACCGCGACCATGGACGAGGTCGCCAGGACCGCCGGGATCAGCCGCGCCACGCTGCACCGCCACTTCGCGGGCCGTGACGCGCTGGTCCGGGCGCTCGAATCGCTCGGCATCGAGGAGTGCGAGGCCGCCCTCGACGCCGCCCGGCTGGACGACGGCCCGGCGCGGGACGCCGTACGACGGCTCGTCCGGGCGATCGAACCGGCCGCCGGACTGCTCGCCTTCCTCTACACCGAGAACCAGCTCTTCGAGGGCGAGGAGCAGAACGCGGGCTGGACCCGCATCGACGAACGCGTCGAGAGCCTGTTCCGCCGCGGCCAGTCGGACGGCGAGTTCCGTATCGACCTCGCCCCGGCCTGGCTCACCGAGGCGTTCTACGGCCTGCTGGCCTCCGGCGCCTGGGCCGTCGCCGAGGGCCGGGTGGCCCGCAAGGACTTCACGCACATGATCGCCGAGCTGTTGCTCGGCGGCGCACTCAGAAGAGAGGAATCATGA
- a CDS encoding aldo/keto reductase, which produces MPFARLATATTPTCHIGLGLAAVGRPGYITLGRDRDLGADRSVEALRTRTHELLDAAYAQGVRYFDAARSYGRSEEFLADWLDRTPGRDDVVIGSKWGYTYTADWTTDAERHEVKDHGVETYERQRAETAALLGDRLDLYQIHSVTPDSPALTDKDLHGRLAEAAAGGVTVGFSTSGPAQADAIRAALAVTVDGAPLFRTVQSTYNALETSAGPALAEAHDAGLTVIVKEGMANGRLAGPHAPDALNAVAEETGLGADAVALALILRQPWAGVVLSGAATTAQLASNLHAAVVDLDDDRMSRLAALAEEPRTYWERRGALPWH; this is translated from the coding sequence ATGCCCTTCGCCAGACTCGCCACCGCCACAACCCCCACCTGCCACATCGGCCTTGGCCTCGCCGCGGTCGGCCGCCCCGGCTACATCACCCTCGGTCGTGACCGTGACCTCGGCGCGGACCGCAGTGTCGAGGCCCTGCGCACCCGCACCCACGAACTCCTCGACGCGGCCTACGCCCAGGGCGTCCGCTACTTCGACGCGGCCCGCTCCTACGGCCGCAGCGAGGAGTTCCTGGCGGACTGGCTCGACAGGACCCCCGGCCGGGACGACGTGGTCATCGGCAGCAAGTGGGGCTACACCTACACCGCCGACTGGACCACCGACGCCGAACGGCACGAGGTCAAGGACCACGGCGTCGAGACCTACGAGCGGCAGCGCGCCGAGACGGCCGCGCTGCTCGGCGACCGGCTCGACCTCTACCAGATCCACTCGGTGACCCCGGACAGCCCGGCCCTGACGGACAAGGACCTCCACGGCCGGCTCGCGGAGGCCGCCGCCGGGGGAGTGACCGTCGGCTTCTCCACCAGCGGCCCCGCCCAGGCGGACGCGATCCGGGCCGCCCTCGCCGTCACGGTCGACGGCGCGCCCCTCTTCCGTACCGTCCAGTCGACGTACAACGCCCTGGAGACCTCGGCCGGACCCGCCCTCGCCGAGGCCCACGACGCCGGACTCACGGTGATCGTCAAGGAGGGCATGGCCAACGGCCGCCTCGCCGGCCCGCACGCGCCGGACGCCCTGAACGCGGTGGCCGAGGAGACCGGCCTCGGCGCCGACGCCGTCGCGCTCGCGCTGATCCTGCGGCAGCCCTGGGCCGGCGTGGTCCTCTCCGGGGCGGCGACCACCGCCCAGCTCGCCTCCAATCTGCACGCGGCGGTCGTCGACCTGGACGACGACCGGATGTCCCGCCTGGCCGCGCTGGCGGAGGAGCCGCGGACGTACTGGGAGCGGCGCGGGGCGCTGCCCTGGCACTGA
- the argH gene encoding argininosuccinate lyase, whose translation MSSNSGDVRLWGGRFADGPAEALAKLSASVHFDWRLAPYDIAGSRAHARVLHKAGLLTEDELTRMIAGLDRLEADVADGSFVGTIADEDVHTALERGLLERLGPDLGGKLRAGRSRNDQVATLFRMYLRDHARIVGGLIAELQDALIGLAEAHPDVAMPGRTHLQHAQPVLFAHHVLAHVQSLSRDAERLRQWDERTAVSPYGSGALAGSSLGLDPEAVAKDLGFEHGSVGNSIDGTASRDFVAEFGFVTAMIGVNLSRIAEEIIIWNTKEFSFVTLHDAFSTGSSIMPQKKNPDIAELARGKSGRLIGNLTGLMATLKALPLAYNRDLQEDKEPVFDSCDQLEVLLPAFTGMIATLTVHRERMEELAPAGFSLATDIAEWLVKQGVPFRVAHEVAGECVKAAEAEGKELDELTDEQFAKISAHLTPEVRSVLNVPGALASRDGRGGTAPSAVAVQLTEVKADVAAQHAWAKRL comes from the coding sequence GTGAGCAGCAACAGCGGTGACGTCCGGCTCTGGGGCGGTCGTTTCGCCGACGGTCCCGCCGAGGCCCTGGCCAAGCTGTCCGCGTCCGTCCACTTCGACTGGCGGCTCGCGCCCTACGACATCGCCGGCTCCCGCGCCCACGCGCGCGTGCTGCACAAGGCGGGCCTGCTCACCGAGGACGAGCTGACCCGGATGATCGCCGGGCTCGACCGGCTGGAGGCGGACGTCGCCGACGGCTCCTTCGTGGGCACGATCGCCGACGAGGACGTCCACACCGCCCTGGAGCGGGGCCTGCTGGAGCGTCTCGGCCCCGACCTCGGCGGCAAGCTGCGCGCCGGCCGCTCCCGCAACGACCAGGTCGCGACCCTCTTCCGGATGTATCTGCGCGACCACGCCCGGATCGTCGGCGGCCTGATCGCCGAACTCCAGGACGCCCTGATCGGCCTCGCGGAGGCCCACCCGGACGTGGCGATGCCCGGCCGCACCCACCTCCAGCACGCCCAGCCGGTGCTCTTCGCCCACCATGTCCTCGCGCACGTCCAGTCCCTCTCCCGGGACGCGGAGCGGCTGCGCCAGTGGGACGAGCGGACGGCCGTGTCGCCGTACGGCTCCGGCGCCCTGGCGGGAAGCAGCCTCGGTCTGGACCCGGAGGCGGTCGCGAAGGACCTCGGCTTCGAGCACGGGTCGGTCGGCAACTCCATCGACGGCACGGCCTCGCGCGACTTCGTCGCCGAGTTCGGCTTCGTCACCGCGATGATCGGTGTGAACCTCTCCCGGATCGCCGAGGAGATCATCATCTGGAACACGAAGGAGTTCTCCTTCGTGACCCTGCACGACGCGTTCTCCACCGGCTCGTCGATCATGCCGCAGAAGAAGAACCCGGACATCGCCGAGCTGGCGCGGGGCAAGAGCGGCCGTCTCATCGGCAACCTCACCGGGCTCATGGCCACGCTCAAGGCCCTGCCGCTCGCCTACAACCGCGACCTCCAGGAGGACAAGGAGCCGGTCTTCGACTCCTGCGACCAGTTGGAGGTCCTCCTGCCCGCCTTCACCGGCATGATCGCCACCCTCACCGTGCACCGCGAGCGCATGGAGGAACTGGCCCCGGCCGGCTTCTCCCTCGCCACCGACATCGCCGAGTGGCTGGTCAAGCAGGGCGTGCCGTTCCGTGTCGCGCACGAGGTGGCCGGCGAGTGCGTGAAGGCCGCCGAGGCCGAGGGCAAGGAACTGGACGAGCTGACGGACGAGCAGTTCGCGAAGATCTCCGCCCATCTGACGCCCGAGGTGCGCTCCGTGCTGAACGTGCCCGGCGCCCTGGCCTCCCGCGACGGGCGCGGCGGTACGGCGCCCAGCGCGGTGGCCGTCCAGCTCACCGAGGTGAAGGCGGACGTGGCGGCCCAGCACGCCTGGGCGAAGCGCCTCTAG
- a CDS encoding ferredoxin reductase family protein, with amino-acid sequence MTTTIAGGRAARRQTMRRIRPRRSPAVPLLLAVWAGAAGVLWLWWANTPSISDNNGRILQAGRITGLLAGYLMALVVLQMARVPALERRVGSDRVARWHAMSGRYTLCLTFAHVFLIMWGYALQAGKSLGDIVQQTVDSVNQLPDMGKAAIGTGLLVVIGLVSIGPVRRLMPYDTWYHVHLLTYAAVYLTFWHQITTGNEFAVEPSAKTFWYALYGAVTALVLWYRVLTPIRLNLRHRLYVEAVIEETPGIVSVLIGGRKLHRMGAEAGQFFRWRFLAPGMRFSSHPYSLSAAPRPELLRITVKAIGDHSEALRELTPGTKVWAEGPYGAMTASRRSRGKVLLVAGGVGITPMRALFETLPGSAGDITLLYRANSTQDLALWDELAKIADERGARLMYAVNSPDGERPDISAESLQRKIPDIDSHDVFMCGPNGFAQGVYEALRGAGVPARRIHHESFEM; translated from the coding sequence GTGACCACCACGATCGCAGGCGGACGTGCCGCCCGCCGCCAGACGATGCGCCGCATCCGCCCGCGCCGATCCCCGGCCGTCCCGTTGTTGCTCGCCGTATGGGCGGGCGCGGCGGGCGTGCTGTGGCTGTGGTGGGCGAACACGCCGTCCATCTCGGACAACAACGGCAGGATCCTCCAGGCGGGGCGGATCACCGGGCTGCTCGCCGGTTATCTGATGGCGCTCGTGGTCCTCCAGATGGCGCGGGTGCCCGCCCTGGAACGCCGGGTCGGCTCCGACCGGGTGGCCCGCTGGCACGCGATGTCGGGACGGTACACGCTCTGTCTGACCTTCGCGCACGTCTTCCTCATCATGTGGGGATACGCGCTCCAGGCGGGCAAGTCGCTCGGGGACATCGTCCAGCAGACGGTCGACTCGGTGAACCAGCTCCCCGACATGGGCAAGGCGGCCATCGGCACCGGTCTGCTGGTCGTCATCGGCCTGGTCTCGATCGGCCCGGTCCGGCGCCTGATGCCGTACGACACCTGGTACCACGTGCATCTGCTGACGTACGCGGCGGTGTACCTGACGTTCTGGCACCAGATCACCACCGGCAACGAGTTCGCGGTCGAACCGTCCGCCAAGACCTTCTGGTACGCGCTGTACGGCGCGGTCACCGCGCTGGTGCTCTGGTACCGGGTCCTGACCCCGATCCGGCTGAACCTGCGTCACCGGCTGTACGTCGAGGCGGTCATCGAGGAGACGCCGGGCATCGTGTCCGTGCTGATCGGCGGCCGCAAGCTGCACCGGATGGGCGCGGAGGCCGGGCAGTTCTTCCGGTGGCGGTTCCTGGCGCCGGGGATGCGGTTCAGCTCGCACCCGTACTCGCTGTCGGCGGCGCCCCGTCCGGAGCTGCTGCGGATCACCGTCAAGGCGATCGGCGACCACAGCGAGGCCCTGCGCGAACTGACGCCCGGCACCAAGGTGTGGGCCGAGGGCCCGTACGGCGCGATGACGGCGTCCCGGCGCAGCCGCGGCAAGGTGCTGCTGGTGGCCGGCGGTGTGGGCATCACCCCGATGCGCGCGCTGTTCGAGACGCTGCCGGGCTCGGCCGGTGACATCACCCTGCTGTACCGGGCCAACAGCACCCAGGACCTGGCCCTCTGGGACGAGCTGGCGAAGATCGCCGACGAGCGCGGGGCGCGGCTGATGTACGCCGTGAACAGCCCCGACGGGGAGCGCCCCGACATCTCGGCGGAGTCCCTCCAGCGGAAGATCCCCGACATCGACAGCCACGACGTGTTCATGTGCGGGCCGAACGGCTTCGCCCAGGGCGTGTACGAGGCACTGCGCGGCGCCGGGGTTCCGGCCCGCCGTATCCATCACGAGTCGTTCGAGATGTGA
- a CDS encoding FMN-binding protein produces MRKSHPLRRVVLATAATVSGIVLLLTLKPGSDPDSQAAGAAQQGAAQAGAAAAATGTYTGDAVDTQYGPVQVRVTLAAGKITQADAVQAPKGGQSDQITANAVPKLNQAAVAAGSANIDTVSGATFTTEGYKKSLQSAIDKANAGAGASQGGGNAAPVTGVFTGDAADTEYGAIQVRITVKDNRITKSETVQQPKGGQSDQITGNAVPKLNKDVVAKQSVQIDTVSGATYTTEGYKKSLQSAIDKANASAGAAQEAGGQASQSPEAGAQDPGAEQGGNGGSGGAAQASGTFTGDTVQTDYGPVQVRITVAGGKITKAEAVQQPKGGQSDQVNGNAIPKLNQAAVAASSADIDAVSGATYTSGGYKESLQSALDQAGV; encoded by the coding sequence ATGAGGAAGAGTCATCCCCTTCGGCGCGTCGTGCTCGCCACGGCCGCGACGGTGTCCGGGATCGTGCTGCTGCTGACCCTGAAGCCGGGTTCGGACCCGGACTCCCAGGCGGCCGGCGCGGCCCAGCAGGGCGCCGCCCAGGCCGGGGCCGCGGCAGCGGCGACGGGCACCTACACCGGTGACGCGGTGGACACCCAGTACGGGCCCGTCCAGGTGCGCGTCACCCTGGCCGCCGGCAAGATCACCCAGGCGGACGCGGTCCAGGCGCCCAAGGGCGGCCAGAGCGACCAGATCACCGCGAACGCCGTCCCCAAACTGAACCAGGCGGCCGTGGCGGCCGGCAGCGCGAACATCGACACGGTGTCCGGCGCGACCTTCACCACCGAGGGCTACAAGAAGTCCCTCCAGTCCGCCATCGACAAGGCGAACGCCGGTGCGGGCGCCTCCCAGGGCGGCGGCAACGCGGCCCCGGTCACCGGTGTCTTCACCGGGGACGCGGCGGACACCGAGTACGGCGCGATCCAGGTCCGGATCACCGTCAAGGACAACCGGATCACCAAGTCGGAGACGGTCCAGCAGCCCAAGGGCGGCCAGAGCGACCAGATCACCGGCAACGCCGTCCCGAAGCTGAACAAGGACGTCGTCGCCAAGCAGAGCGTGCAGATCGACACGGTGTCCGGCGCCACCTACACCACCGAGGGCTACAAGAAGTCCCTCCAGTCCGCCATCGACAAGGCGAACGCCAGCGCCGGTGCCGCGCAGGAGGCGGGCGGCCAGGCGTCGCAGTCCCCGGAGGCCGGGGCACAGGACCCGGGGGCCGAGCAGGGCGGCAACGGGGGCTCCGGCGGCGCCGCGCAGGCGTCCGGCACCTTCACCGGCGACACGGTCCAGACGGACTACGGCCCCGTGCAGGTCCGGATCACCGTCGCGGGCGGCAAGATCACCAAGGCGGAGGCGGTCCAGCAGCCCAAGGGCGGCCAGAGCGACCAGGTCAACGGCAACGCGATCCCGAAGCTGAACCAGGCGGCCGTGGCGGCGAGCAGCGCGGACATCGACGCGGTGTCCGGGGCGACCTACACCAGCGGCGGGTACAAGGAATCCCTCCAGTCGGCGCTGGACCAGGCCGGTGTCTGA
- a CDS encoding FAD:protein FMN transferase yields the protein MSETVAESAAAPAAVRHAEEVMGTVFSFDVRGGDPVAVRAALDEAVASLHRVNEVFSTYREDSQVSRLQRGELTVEQCDPEVAEVLDLGAEAERTSDGWFSMRYGGQVDPTGIVKGWAAERAARLIGAVAGVSGVSVNGGGDVQLLGVPGPERPWRVGVADPLRPGGLAAVVSAAGADELAVATSGTAERGAHIVDPRTGRSAVTDLVAVTVVTPRLTWADCWATAAFAMGSREGLAWLESLPDVEALLITAGDEVRCTGGLARRLG from the coding sequence GTGTCTGAGACCGTGGCCGAGTCGGCAGCAGCCCCCGCCGCGGTGCGGCACGCGGAGGAGGTCATGGGGACCGTGTTCTCCTTCGACGTCCGCGGCGGGGACCCGGTGGCGGTGCGCGCCGCGCTGGACGAGGCGGTGGCCTCCCTGCACCGGGTCAACGAGGTGTTCAGCACCTACCGCGAGGACAGCCAGGTCTCGCGCCTGCAGCGCGGCGAGCTGACCGTCGAGCAGTGCGATCCCGAGGTGGCCGAGGTCCTCGACCTGGGCGCCGAGGCGGAGCGGACCAGCGACGGCTGGTTCAGCATGCGCTACGGCGGCCAGGTCGATCCGACCGGCATCGTCAAGGGCTGGGCGGCGGAGCGCGCGGCCCGGCTGATCGGCGCCGTGGCCGGGGTGAGCGGCGTCAGCGTCAACGGCGGCGGCGACGTCCAGTTGCTGGGGGTGCCGGGTCCGGAGCGGCCGTGGCGGGTCGGCGTGGCCGACCCTCTGCGGCCGGGCGGGCTGGCGGCGGTGGTGTCGGCGGCGGGCGCGGACGAACTCGCGGTCGCGACCTCGGGTACGGCGGAGCGCGGCGCGCACATCGTCGACCCGCGCACCGGCCGCTCCGCGGTCACCGACCTGGTCGCCGTGACCGTGGTGACACCCCGGCTGACCTGGGCGGACTGCTGGGCCACGGCCGCGTTCGCGATGGGCTCACGCGAGGGCCTGGCCTGGCTGGAGTCCCTCCCGGACGTGGAGGCCCTGCTGATCACGGCGGGCGACGAGGTGCGCTGCACGGGGGGCCTGGCCAGACGACTGGGCTGA
- a CDS encoding arginine repressor — MSHAQEHDQTTGPAVPQTRTARHRRIVDILNRQPVRSQSQLAKLLADDGLSVTQATLSRDLDELNAVKIRNNDGDLIYAVPSEGGFRTPRAPLGESAKEERMRRLSQELLISAEASANLVVLRTPPGAAQFLASAIDQAELHDILGTIAGDDTLLLISREPAGGQALADHLLRLAQNGH, encoded by the coding sequence ATGAGCCACGCGCAGGAGCACGACCAGACCACGGGACCTGCCGTGCCGCAGACCCGCACCGCCCGGCACCGGCGGATCGTGGACATCCTCAACCGGCAACCGGTGCGCTCACAGAGCCAGTTGGCGAAACTCCTCGCCGACGACGGGCTGAGCGTCACCCAGGCGACGCTCTCCCGGGACCTGGACGAGCTGAACGCGGTCAAGATCCGCAACAACGACGGCGACCTGATCTATGCGGTGCCGAGCGAGGGGGGTTTCCGCACCCCCCGGGCCCCGCTGGGCGAGTCGGCGAAGGAGGAGCGGATGCGGCGGCTCTCCCAGGAGCTGCTGATCTCCGCGGAGGCGTCGGCGAACCTGGTCGTGCTGCGGACGCCGCCGGGGGCCGCGCAGTTCCTCGCCTCGGCGATCGACCAGGCCGAACTGCACGACATCCTCGGGACGATCGCCGGTGACGACACGCTGCTGTTGATCAGTCGGGAGCCTGCGGGTGGGCAGGCTCTCGCGGATCATCTGCTGCGGCTGGCTCAGAACGGTCACTGA